The Collinsella aerofaciens genomic sequence CTCTCGCAGGGCTTCCCCGACTTTGATCCCCCGGCGCAGCTGCTCAATAGCCTGAGCACCATCGCCAGCGACCCCAAGCCGCTCTACCATCAGTACTCCATCACTTGGGGCTCCCAGGCCATGCGCGAGGCGCTTGCCGCCAAGCAGGAGCACTTTATGGGCATGCCGATCAACCCCAATGAGAACATCGTGATCACCTGCGGCTCCACCGAGGCAATGATGGCCGCCATGATGACGGTCACAAACCCCGGCGACAAGGTCGTCATCTTCTCGCCGTTCTACGAGAACTACGGCGCCGACACGATCCTTTCGGGGGCCGAGCCCATCTACGTGCCGCTCAACCCGCCCACATTCGACTTTGACCGCGAGACACTCGAGGCGGCCTTCCGCGACAACGACCCCAAGGCCATCGTCCTGTGCAACCCTTCCAACCCCTGCGGCAAGGTCTTTACACGCGATGAGCTCACCTTTATCGCCGACCTCTGCAAAAAGTACGACACCTACTGCATCACCGACGAGGTATACGAGCACATCGTCTACGCGCCCCACGAGCACGTCTATATGGCCACGCTGCCCGGCATGTTTGAGCGCACCATCAGCTGCAGCTCGCTGTCTAAGACGTACTCCATCACCGGCTGGCGTCTGGGCTACACTATCGCCCCTGCCGAAATCACCGAGCGCATCAAGAAGGTCCACGACTTCCTCACCGTGGGCGCCGCCGCTCCCCTGCAGGAAGCCGTCGTCACCGCCCTCAAATTCGACGACAGCTATTACGATGAGGTCCTCGACCTCTATACCGCCAAACGCGACCTGTTCTGCCAGGGACTCGACAGCATCGGTCTTGAGCATAACGTGCCGCAGGGCGCCTACTACGTGATGATGGATATCTCAGAGTTTGGCTACGACAGCGACCTCGAGTTCTGCGAGGACCTGGCCTCAAAGGTGGGCGTGGGCGCCGTGCCCGGCTCGAGCTTCTTCCGCGAGCCCGTCAACCATCTGATTCGTTTCCACTTTGCCAAGCGAGACGAGACGCTTAACGCGGCGCTGGAGAACCTCAAGTCGCTACGTGATAAAATCAAGCCGCGCGGGTAAGGACGGCCCGCAACTAAAGCAACCAAAGAAGCCTCGCACCGCCCGCCGCGTTGCGAGGCTTCTTTCTATAGCGCTTTCTTAAATGGTTTAGAGCTCTATACTTTAGTCACGGAGCAACTCGTCCCAGAGAGAGGAATACTATGGCAGAGCAGCAGCTTATCGGAGCGCTCGAGGCCGGTGGCACCAAGATGGTCTGCGCCACGGGCTATGCGGACGGTACGGTCCTAAAGCGCGAGCAGATCGCGACCACGACCCCGCAGGAGACCGTCGAGGCCGTCAACGCATGGTTTGCAGACAAGGGCATCTCCGCCCTGGGCATCGGCGCCTTTGGCCCCACCGCGGTCAACCCCGCCTCGCCCCAATACGGCAAGATCCTGGAGACGCCCAAGACCGCATGGCGCTACTTTGACCTGCTGGGCACCATCCAAAACGAGCTCAACGTCCCCTGCGGCTACGACACCGACGTCAACGTCGCCTGCCTCGGCGAGGTCACCTTTGGTTGCGCCCAGGGCCTCACTGACGTTGTCTACCTGACCATCGGCACCGGCGTGGGCGCCGGCGTGCTCTCGGGCGGTCAGCTCGTCCACGGCATGATGCACCCCGAGGCCGGTCACATCCTGGTCACACGCGACCCGCGTGACACCATCGGCGAGCACAGTGCCTGCCCCTTCCATGACAACTGCCTGGAGGGCCTCATCGCCGGTCCCGGCGTCAAAAAGCGCTGGGATGGCAAGAGCGCCGGAGACATGGCCGATGACCCGGAGGCCATGGATCTGCTCGCGGGCTATCTGGCACAGGCGCTCATGACCTACACGCTGTGCTACGCACCGCAAAAGATCATCATCGGCGGCGGCGTGGCCGACCACACCCCCATCGTGCCGCTCGCACGCAAGAAATGTGCCGAAATGCTCAACGGCTATATCGTCACGCCCGAGGTCAACGACATCGATACCTACATTGTCAACAACAGCCTCGAGGGCAAGCAGGGCATCATGGGTTGCCTTGCCCTGGGCGCACAGGCGCTTCAGTAACAGACGCACCCACGGGGCGTGGCGCGCCCAGCAAATCCGACCAATGGAACGACGCCACCACGCCTCATATAAGCCCTCAAATAAAAAAGGCCGCCTAGGACCAAACAATACGTCCTAGGCGGCCTTTTTGGCGTACATCAGCGACCGTAAGAGATATCGGAGCACAACGCCCATTGCCGCTCCACAGCAGTCGATCATCACATCGGTGATCATGCCGGCGCGTCCCGGCACAAAGAGCTGAATCGTCTCGTCGATCGAGGGAATCAGCAGCAGGAACACCGCCGTGGGCAGCAGCACGTCAAAGGTGTGCCGGCCCTCAAAATCAAAAGCGTGCGTTGCCAGGATGCCGAGCACCATATACTCGGTAAAATGCGCGCACTTGCGAACAACAAAGTTGGTCACCCATTCATATGGAAGTCCCACGCCGTGCAGGAAACCGCGGATAGCTTCCATGACCGTTAGGCTCAGCGAGCCCGACCCCGAGCCGGGAACCAGCGAATTGCCCCAGATCAAGAGCGCCATCAGGCAGGTCACGACCGCCCATTTTCGATTCATCTTAACCATGCAGAAGTTATGCCTCCGCGCGGAGCGGCGCGAAGCTGGCGGTACCGCCCTCGATAACGCTCAGATAGGCACGGCCCGTACGCTTGGCGGTAGAGGACTGCAGGCGCTCGATCTCTTCCTCGAGGATCTGATTGACGCGCTCGTGACGACGATTTTCCATAATGCCGGCGGCAATAGCCTCGGCCCGCTCGATGCTCTCGCGCGAGATACGGGCGGTATCCTCGGGGAACACAGCGCTGTGACGGCCGACATAGGCGGGAGCAGCAGGCTGAGGGGCAGCGACGGGAGTGGGGACTGCAACAGGAGCGGGCTCGTCAATCTCATCCAGAATCGCGGTGGC encodes the following:
- a CDS encoding aminotransferase class I/II-fold pyridoxal phosphate-dependent enzyme, whose translation is MKELSNRTATFTDSVIRRMTRISNKYDAVNLSQGFPDFDPPAQLLNSLSTIASDPKPLYHQYSITWGSQAMREALAAKQEHFMGMPINPNENIVITCGSTEAMMAAMMTVTNPGDKVVIFSPFYENYGADTILSGAEPIYVPLNPPTFDFDRETLEAAFRDNDPKAIVLCNPSNPCGKVFTRDELTFIADLCKKYDTYCITDEVYEHIVYAPHEHVYMATLPGMFERTISCSSLSKTYSITGWRLGYTIAPAEITERIKKVHDFLTVGAAAPLQEAVVTALKFDDSYYDEVLDLYTAKRDLFCQGLDSIGLEHNVPQGAYYVMMDISEFGYDSDLEFCEDLASKVGVGAVPGSSFFREPVNHLIRFHFAKRDETLNAALENLKSLRDKIKPRG
- a CDS encoding ROK family protein gives rise to the protein MAEQQLIGALEAGGTKMVCATGYADGTVLKREQIATTTPQETVEAVNAWFADKGISALGIGAFGPTAVNPASPQYGKILETPKTAWRYFDLLGTIQNELNVPCGYDTDVNVACLGEVTFGCAQGLTDVVYLTIGTGVGAGVLSGGQLVHGMMHPEAGHILVTRDPRDTIGEHSACPFHDNCLEGLIAGPGVKKRWDGKSAGDMADDPEAMDLLAGYLAQALMTYTLCYAPQKIIIGGGVADHTPIVPLARKKCAEMLNGYIVTPEVNDIDTYIVNNSLEGKQGIMGCLALGAQALQ
- a CDS encoding VanZ family protein, with translation MVKMNRKWAVVTCLMALLIWGNSLVPGSGSGSLSLTVMEAIRGFLHGVGLPYEWVTNFVVRKCAHFTEYMVLGILATHAFDFEGRHTFDVLLPTAVFLLLIPSIDETIQLFVPGRAGMITDVMIDCCGAAMGVVLRYLLRSLMYAKKAA